A stretch of DNA from Bacteroidota bacterium:
AAACCCCGAAACCCCGAAACCCCGAAACCCCGAAACCCCGAAACCCCGAAACCCCGAAACCCCGAAACCCCGAAACCCCGAAACCCCGAAACCCCGAAAACCCGAAAACCCGAAAACCCGAAACTTATGAGCGACCTGCGTTACCCGATTGGCAAGTACGTACCAGAAGCGAATGTGACACCAGCATATGTGGCGGCGTGTATCGAGACCATCGGGGGATTGCCTGCGGCCATGCGTGCCGCCGTTGCCGGCCTGGATGAAACGCAATTGGAAACACCGTACAGGCCCGATGGATGGACCGTACGCCAGGTTGTGCACCATGTTGGCGATAGTCATCTAAACAGCGTCATCCGGTTTAAGTGGACGCTGACAGAAGCAACGCCGACCATCAAGGCGTACAACGAAAAAGATTGGGCTGAAACGGATGAGGTCGCTTCAACACCCCTGGAGGTCAATCTGGCCTTCCTGGAAGCCTTGCACCACAAATGGGTTTTACTGCTCAAAGCT
This window harbors:
- a CDS encoding YfiT family bacillithiol transferase, with protein sequence MSDLRYPIGKYVPEANVTPAYVAACIETIGGLPAAMRAAVAGLDETQLETPYRPDGWTVRQVVHHVGDSHLNSVIRFKWTLTEATPTIKAYNEKDWAETDEVASTPLEVNLAFLEALHHKWVLLLKAMQPADWEKQLVHPESGKHLSLAYMLGLYAWHCKHHVAHITALRARRGW